The sequence GCTGTAGGCCTAGCTGCGGACGATATCGATCTGGATAACGCATCTATTCGACTTTTTGGCAAAGGACGCAAAGAACGAATTTTGCCATTGGGCAGATACGCAATAGACGCGATTGAGAGCTATCTTGTGCGAGGTCGGCCGTCGCTGGCCGCCCGTAGTTCCACCGGATCGTCGTCGTTATTCCTCAATAAACGCGGTAAGCCGTTGTCCCGGCAAAGCGCCTGGGGAATTATTCAACAGGTTGCCGAGGAAGCCCAGTTACCGCATATCACTCCGCACACGTTCCGGCATTCTTTCGCCACTCATCTGTTACAGGGCGGGGCAGATGTGCGCGTTGTTCAAGAGATGCTCGGGCATTCTTCGGTGACGACAACACAAATTTACACAATGGTGACGCGGGAGACACTGAAAGAAATCTATGCAACAGCCCATCCACGTGCATGGCACGAGTGATTTTCCGGTAGATTAGTACTGTGACTGCAGAACAACCATCATTGATCAATATCGGATCGGAACGGGATTTCCCTCTTCCGCAGGAATTGCATGCCCACGGCCCGGCACGGATTATTGCCATGTGCAACCAAAAAGGCGGAGTCGGCAAGACAACAACATCAATCAATCTTGCCGCGGCCCTAGCAGAATACGGCCGTAAAGTGCTGATAGTTGATTTTGACCCGCAAGGTGCAGCATCAGCTGGTTTGGGCGTGAATGCGATGGCGTTAGATCGCACGATCTACGATGAAATGGTCGCTACGAAGCCGGATATCACCCAAATTATTCACCATACTTCAACGCCTAATCTTGATGTGGCACCGGCAAATATCGAATTGTCAGCTGCGGAAATTCAGCTCATTAACGAGGTAGCACGCGAACAGTCTTTGATGCGAGTGTTGCGTCCTGTGATGGATGTTTATGATGTCATCATTGTAGACTGCCAACCGTCTCTTGGTTTGTTGACTGTTAACGCATTGACTGCAGCTCATGGCGTTATTATTCCGTTGGAAGCCGAGTATTTTGCGATGCGCGGTGTCGCTTTGCTTGTCGAGCAAATTGAACGAGTTCAAGACCGCTTGAATCCGCGATTGCATATCGACGGCGTCCTCCTCACTATGGTCGATACCCGAACTTTGCATGCGCGCGAAGTCATTTCGCTTATCAAGGAGCGCTTTGGAGACCAAGTGTTCGATACCATGATCGGCCGTACCGTGAAGTTCCCGGATGCGACGATCGCTGCCGAACCAATCACGACGTTTGCTCCTGGCCATGCTGGCGCGAAAGCGTACCTGCGGCTGGCACGTGAACTAATTTCTCGTGGCGGTAGCGCCTGATTAAACGCTGATGTCTGCACACGAGGATCTTTTTTCAAACGGGTCGAGCTTCGCGGTCAATTTAGACGTGTTCTCTGGCCCGTTTGACGTACTCTTGTCGTTGATTGGTAAGCATAAACTCGATGTGACAGATGTTGCGTTGTCTCAGGTTACGGATGAGTTTATTGCGTTTATTCAGCGCCAAGACAGTGCAGTTTTGGAGCACATGAGTGAATTCGTCGTCGTTGCTGCAACGCTTCTTGATATTAAAGCTGCTCGGTTACTTCCTCGTACCAACGATGACGACGATGAACTCGAGGCTATATTTGAAGCTCGCGACTTATTATTCGCGAAATTATTGCAGTACCGCGCATTCAAAAAGGTCGCCGCGGAATTGGCTCAGAAGATGAGTGTACAATCGTTGAGTTTTCCGCGTGATGTACCGCTTGAAGAGTCTTTCCGCAGTATTTTGCCAGAGGTTGATCTGCGTCTGGGGACAGTGGATCTGGCTATTTTGGCTGCAGGAGCGCTGTTCCGCCGTCCCGATGAGGTCATGATTGATCATATTCACGATCCGCTTGTGCCCGTGGCTTCTCAAATTACGGTGATTCGGGAACGTCTTGCTCATGGCGAACGCGTTTCATTTTCACAGCTATGCGCGGATGCCCGAAATGTGCCGACGGTGGTTTCACGCTTCTTGGCGGTCCTAGAGATGCTACGTAATGGGGAAGTGGTGATAGAGCAAGAAGGTCCTTTGCAGCCTCTATTTATCGTTCGCGTTGCACTGGATAATGCGGTAGGCTGGGAGTCTATCGATCGCAGTGATGCAGAACGGAGTATTTAATGAATGACGATACATGCCATCGTGGCGCTCTTGAAGCGATTTTAATGGTTGTTTCCGAACCAGTTACCGCCGTACAACTGGCATCAGTATTAGATGCGAGCCCAGCAGATATTGAATCAATGCTCGCCTCAATGGCTACTGAATATTCGCATGATGAGCCACCTCGAGGTTTTCAGTTACGGAAAGTTGGCGGCGGATGGCGTTTTTATTCAGACCCACGATACGCTGACGTTGTTAGTAAGTTTGTCACTTCTGGTCATTCAGCCAAATTGTCGGTGCAAGCCTTAGAAACATTGGCTGTTATTGCCTACCGCCAACCAGTGACTCGCGCGCAAATTGCTGCTATCCGAGGCGTCGATGTCGATTCTGTGGTTCGTACGTTGCAAACCCGTGGCCTTGTTCGTCCATCCGGGACAGCCCCAGATTCCAGCGCAGTCTTGTATGAGACAACAGAATTATTTTTAGAAAAAATGGGAATGAATTCCCTCGAAGAACTTGCCCCATTGGCACCTTATTTGCCTGATGATGAAGAGTTTGACGATGTAGTAAAGGAGATGGCATGAGCCGAAAAACCCAAGATCTTCACGATCCAACCGGCGAACGCCTACAAAAGGTGTTGGCCCACGCAGGTGTGGCTTCCCGACGCGCAGCTGAGGATATGATCCAAGCTGGTCGCGTCAGCGTCGACGGCGTGATTGTGCGCCAGCTCGGCATCCGGGTTGATCCAAAGTCCGCCGTCATCCACGTTGATGGTGATCGCGTTCAGTTGGATCAAGATTTAATTACTGTTGCCTTGTACAAACCACCGGGGGTTGTTTCGACGATGTCGGATGACCAAGGGCGTAAGACATTGGCAGATTTTGTTGAGGATTATCCGCAACGCTTAGTTCATGTAGGACGACTCGATATTGACACTGAGGGTCTTATTCTCTTATCAAACGACGGCGAACTCGTTCATCGATTGACTCACCCATCCTACGAGGTGCCCAAGACGTATATTGCCCGTGTTGAAGGTTCTGTTACTCGCGGTTTGCAAAAGGTGATGGAAAAAGGAATCACCTTGGAAGACGGGCCGGTTCATGCAGATCGTTTTATCATCCGCGAGGTAGCTCGAAAGAATTCGATTGTGGAAATCACTCTGCATTCGGGACGTAACCGGGTTGTGCGCCGGATGATGGAAGAAGTTGGGCACCCGGTGATGGAACTCGTACGTATGCAGTTCGGCAACATTGTTGCTGGACATTTGAAACCAGGCCAGGTTCGCCAGATTGCCGGATCGGAACTTGGTGCGTTGATGTCGATGGTAGGTATGTGATGACAGCTTTACGTATTGCAATTGATGGTCCTTCGGGGTCCGGTAAGTCCACGGTTGCTCGCCGGGTTGCTCAAGAGTTGGGTCTTGGCTATCTGGATACTGGTGCCATGTATCGGGCTGCCACCTGGTGGGCACTCCGCGAGAACGTTAATCTGGATGACCCTGACGCGGTACTTGCCGCAACTCAGTCCATGCCGCTAGAGATTGCGCTTGACCCACAAGCCCAACGTTTTGTGTGCGGTGGAGAGGATATTACTTCTGCCATTAGAACATCTGACCTTTCTAAGGTCGTATCTAAAGTTGCGGTGAATATTCCAGTTCGCAAGGAAATGTTACGTCGTCAGCGCGCAATTATTGAGTCTCAGGATTCCGCAGATTCGTATTCAGCTGGACGAGGCATTGTTGCTGAAGGTCGCGATATTACAACGGTTGTTGCGCCGGATGCACAGGTGCGTGTTCTACTAACCGCATCTGAGGAAGCACGGTTGGCGCGGCGTGCATTAGAAGTGCGGGGTAGTGCTGACGCGACCGCACTTGCGCAAACACGCGATGAAGTAATTCGCCGCGATCGAGATGATTCCACAGTGTCAGAATTTATGACGGCACAAGACGGTGTTACAACGATCGATTCTTCAAACTTAGGGATCGATGACGTTGTGTCTGCAGTGTTGCAGCTGGTTGCGGAGGCACGTTCATGAGCGACGAGTATGTTTTTGACGATTCCTTTGATATTAACGCAGAATTCACCGAGGTTACTGAGGACGACGTCGAGGAAGCGAACGAAGCCGATGTGATGCGCTCGTTCTTGGACGATTTTGAGCTCGACGACGAAGACCTTGCCCTCCTAGATGGCGAGGTTGAGCTTGCTCCAGTTACCGAGCAATGGGGCAAGCCGGTCTTAGCTATTCTTGGACGACCCAATGTTGGTAAGTCAACATTAGTGAACCGTATCGTCGGCAAGCGGGTAGCGGTTGTTCAAGACACTCCAGGCGTCACCCGCGATCGTGTCAAGTACGACGCTGAGTGGGCCGGTGTTGATTTCACGATTATGGATACTGGTGGTTGGGAAGCAGCTGTTGAAGGTATCGATAAGTCGGTTTCTGAATCTTCAGAAATGGCGATCAATGAAGCCGACGTCGTCATGCTCGTCGTCGATGCAACAGTGGGTGCCACTGATACTGATGAGCGCATGGTTCGATTACTTCGCCGCAGTGGTAAGCCAGTCATTTTAGCAGCGAATAAGGTGGATTCTCCGCAAGGTGAGTCTGATGCGGCGGCATTATGGAACCTAGGTTTAGGCGAGCCATACCCGATTTCTGCGTTGCATGGACGCGGTACCGGAGATTTACTCCATGCTGCTGTCAAGATGCTTCCTGAAGTCTCTGAAGTGGCGCTTGCTCGCCCGGATCAAGGCCCGCGCAGGATAGCACTCGTTGGACGGCCGAATGTTGGAAAATCATCGCTCCTGAATAAGCTCGCTGGTGCTGACCGCGTTGTTGTTAATGAGTTAGCTGGCACAACGCGCGACCCAGTCGACGAAGTTATCGAGCTAGATGGTCAACCGTGGACTTTCGTCGATACTGCAGGTGTTCGTCGTCGCGTTCATCTCACTAAAGGTGCCGACTACTACGCAACCTTGCGTACCCAGTCTGCAATTGAAAAAGCCGAACTCGGTCTAGTACTCATGGATGCTTCTGAACCTATTGCGGAACAAGATATTCGTGTGTTGCAACAGGTGATTGATGCTGGACGCGCTGTCGTCGTCATTATGAATAAGTGGGATCTAGTTGAAGAGGAACGACGCGTAGAGCTTGATCGTGAGTTCGAACGTGAACTTGTCCAAATTCAATGGGCTGAGCGAATCAACCTGTCAGCAAAAACTGGTTGGCATACCAACCGGCTGACTAGAGCGATGAACACTGCACTCGAATCATGGGATAAGCGCATCCCGACTGGAAAGCTCAACGCGTTTTTAGGAGAGCTACAGGCAGCGAATCCGCATCCGGTGCGTTCAGGCAAGCAGCCACGCATCTTGTTTGCGACCCAGGTCGCTAATCGTCCGCCACGCTTCGTGCTGTTTACATCCGGATTCTTTGATCACGGCTACCGTCGTTTTATCGAAAACCGGTTACGTCGTGAGTTCGGATTCATTGGCTCGCCGGTAGAAATATCGGTTCGTCCTCGTCAAAAGCGAGCACGAAAGAAGTAGTCTTTCTGAGACTTTTTCGCATGGGTGTCATGATGTGGTCGAATATCATGACACCCATGTCTTTTATCTTATTGCGCGTATCAATTGAAGTGGTCCAGTTTTTCTTCCATTTAAGCAGCTTGGAAAATCTGGATTATGCCGAAGATATTCGATCAAGTTGCCAAGGATCGTGTGGTTCGTCTTATGGAAGACCTGATCACGGAAAGTGCCCGGTTAGGGCGTGGAGTTAAAGAGCCCACGTGATACGAATAGTTGCTAAAGGCTGGGTCGGCTTTTTCGCGTCAGATCTCGGCCCGCAGGCGTTGAGAAACGATCACGTTTATTGGCAAATGTCGTGATCGTTTTGCATGTCGTGTTTCATCTGTGTGACGGCAAGATGAGGAACAAGAGGATTCATCACCTCGCGCGGGTATCGCGAGGTAAAGAACGCTTAGCCCTCAACCCCGCGCACTACTCGACGCAGGAAACCCCCAACCGGCGACTCGTCAACACCATATTCCCCTAACACCCCGTCAAAACACGAAAGGCTACACTAATGGCTCTAGCTAGGGTTAATTATCCGATTATATAGTAAAAACCGGCTCCAGCAGTTTTCGTTGTGGTGGAGCCAGTTTCTTGTGGTCGGGCTAGCGGGATTTGAACCCACGACCCCTTGACCCCCAGTCAAGTGCGCTACCAAACTGCGCTATAGCCCGGTCGCTCAAAGCAACGTTACAAGATTACAACACAGACCGGTTCTATGCCAATGACACGCCTGAAATTGCTACTAGTTCGTCGTCGTGAATAATTAGGTTCCCAGCCATGGCAGTGGCAGAATGGGATGTATGAATACCGAAAATCTCACTCGTTCCGAAGCTCGTGCACGTTCTGAAGCCCTTGAGGTCACTAAACATATTATTGACCTCAACGTAACGGAGGCGCCGGCACAAACAGATACGTTTACAGTTACGTCACGCATCGACATCAATGTGCGCAAGCCGATCGAAACATTCGTTGACTTTATCGGTACTCAGGCACGGCTCAGCGTCGATGGGGAAGCGGTTGATCCACGATTCGACGGCGCGCGCGTTTACCTGCCCAAGCTACAACCAGGCACTCACCGACTCACTATTGACGGCGTGGGACAGTACTCGACCACCGGTGAAGGTCTACACCGTTTCCGCGACCCACAAGATGGCCAGACCTACCTCTACACACAATTCGAGCCGGCAGACGCACGTCGAGTTTTCCCAAATTTTGAGCAGCCGGATCTGAAAACCCACTTCCATATTTCTATCTCCGCTCCGGCTGAATGGACTATATTATCCAACGGCGTAGAAAATCATCGTCAAACCATCAGCCCAAACTCGTTAGGTACCGAGTGTGTCGAGGTTACTTTCATACCAACGCAACGGCAATCTACATATTTAACAGCTTTCATCGCCGGACCATACACCGCTTTCCGCGACACCGCTGATACTGCTCAAGGAACAATTGATCTCGGTTTCTATTGCCGGGCAACCTTAGCGGAGCATTTTGACTTAGAAGATATCTCCACTGTAACGAAGCAGGGCCTCAACACTTTCCCGGCCGCATTCGGGTGCGAATATCCATGGGGTAAATACGATTCGATATTCGTGCCAGAGTACAACTTAGGCGCCATGGAAAATCCCGGTTGCGTTACTTTCTCCGAAGATCATTACATTTTCCGGGGCTTAGCAACCCGTGCTCAACGCGCAACCCGCGCAAACACAATCCTGCACGAAATGTCGCACATGTGGTTTGGCGACTACACCACACCAGTATGGTGGGACGACCTGTGGCTCAAGGAATCGTTTGCCGAATTTATGGGTGCGTGGGCGAGTGCTAAAGCAACTCAGTACACCGAAGCTTGGGTTGATTTCGCTGGGGCACGGCTCAATTGGGCGTTGCGCACCGACCAGCTCCCAACAACTCATCCGATCGTGGCCGATATCCCGGACCTAGAAGCGGCTGACCAAGCATTTGACGGTATTACCTACGCCAAGGGCGCTGCGGTGTTGCGCCAGCTCGTGGCTTTCGTGGGCGAAGATAAGTTCTTTGCCGGGGTACGTGAGTACTTTGCTAAGCATGCCTTTGCTAACGCGACCTTGAACGATCTTCTTACCGCACTCGAATCCTCATCAGGGCGCGATCTACACGAGTGGGCTGATGAATGGCTACACACCACCGGAGTTTCCACCGTGATGGTTGAGCGGACTGCGGAAGGTGCGC is a genomic window of Arcanobacterium phocae containing:
- a CDS encoding ParA family protein; translation: MTAEQPSLINIGSERDFPLPQELHAHGPARIIAMCNQKGGVGKTTTSINLAAALAEYGRKVLIVDFDPQGAASAGLGVNAMALDRTIYDEMVATKPDITQIIHHTSTPNLDVAPANIELSAAEIQLINEVAREQSLMRVLRPVMDVYDVIIVDCQPSLGLLTVNALTAAHGVIIPLEAEYFAMRGVALLVEQIERVQDRLNPRLHIDGVLLTMVDTRTLHAREVISLIKERFGDQVFDTMIGRTVKFPDATIAAEPITTFAPGHAGAKAYLRLARELISRGGSA
- a CDS encoding segregation and condensation protein A produces the protein MSAHEDLFSNGSSFAVNLDVFSGPFDVLLSLIGKHKLDVTDVALSQVTDEFIAFIQRQDSAVLEHMSEFVVVAATLLDIKAARLLPRTNDDDDELEAIFEARDLLFAKLLQYRAFKKVAAELAQKMSVQSLSFPRDVPLEESFRSILPEVDLRLGTVDLAILAAGALFRRPDEVMIDHIHDPLVPVASQITVIRERLAHGERVSFSQLCADARNVPTVVSRFLAVLEMLRNGEVVIEQEGPLQPLFIVRVALDNAVGWESIDRSDAERSI
- the scpB gene encoding SMC-Scp complex subunit ScpB, with protein sequence MNDDTCHRGALEAILMVVSEPVTAVQLASVLDASPADIESMLASMATEYSHDEPPRGFQLRKVGGGWRFYSDPRYADVVSKFVTSGHSAKLSVQALETLAVIAYRQPVTRAQIAAIRGVDVDSVVRTLQTRGLVRPSGTAPDSSAVLYETTELFLEKMGMNSLEELAPLAPYLPDDEEFDDVVKEMA
- a CDS encoding pseudouridine synthase, which produces MSRKTQDLHDPTGERLQKVLAHAGVASRRAAEDMIQAGRVSVDGVIVRQLGIRVDPKSAVIHVDGDRVQLDQDLITVALYKPPGVVSTMSDDQGRKTLADFVEDYPQRLVHVGRLDIDTEGLILLSNDGELVHRLTHPSYEVPKTYIARVEGSVTRGLQKVMEKGITLEDGPVHADRFIIREVARKNSIVEITLHSGRNRVVRRMMEEVGHPVMELVRMQFGNIVAGHLKPGQVRQIAGSELGALMSMVGM
- the cmk gene encoding (d)CMP kinase → MTALRIAIDGPSGSGKSTVARRVAQELGLGYLDTGAMYRAATWWALRENVNLDDPDAVLAATQSMPLEIALDPQAQRFVCGGEDITSAIRTSDLSKVVSKVAVNIPVRKEMLRRQRAIIESQDSADSYSAGRGIVAEGRDITTVVAPDAQVRVLLTASEEARLARRALEVRGSADATALAQTRDEVIRRDRDDSTVSEFMTAQDGVTTIDSSNLGIDDVVSAVLQLVAEARS
- the der gene encoding ribosome biogenesis GTPase Der, which produces MSDEYVFDDSFDINAEFTEVTEDDVEEANEADVMRSFLDDFELDDEDLALLDGEVELAPVTEQWGKPVLAILGRPNVGKSTLVNRIVGKRVAVVQDTPGVTRDRVKYDAEWAGVDFTIMDTGGWEAAVEGIDKSVSESSEMAINEADVVMLVVDATVGATDTDERMVRLLRRSGKPVILAANKVDSPQGESDAAALWNLGLGEPYPISALHGRGTGDLLHAAVKMLPEVSEVALARPDQGPRRIALVGRPNVGKSSLLNKLAGADRVVVNELAGTTRDPVDEVIELDGQPWTFVDTAGVRRRVHLTKGADYYATLRTQSAIEKAELGLVLMDASEPIAEQDIRVLQQVIDAGRAVVVIMNKWDLVEEERRVELDREFERELVQIQWAERINLSAKTGWHTNRLTRAMNTALESWDKRIPTGKLNAFLGELQAANPHPVRSGKQPRILFATQVANRPPRFVLFTSGFFDHGYRRFIENRLRREFGFIGSPVEISVRPRQKRARKK
- the pepN gene encoding aminopeptidase N, with the translated sequence MNTENLTRSEARARSEALEVTKHIIDLNVTEAPAQTDTFTVTSRIDINVRKPIETFVDFIGTQARLSVDGEAVDPRFDGARVYLPKLQPGTHRLTIDGVGQYSTTGEGLHRFRDPQDGQTYLYTQFEPADARRVFPNFEQPDLKTHFHISISAPAEWTILSNGVENHRQTISPNSLGTECVEVTFIPTQRQSTYLTAFIAGPYTAFRDTADTAQGTIDLGFYCRATLAEHFDLEDISTVTKQGLNTFPAAFGCEYPWGKYDSIFVPEYNLGAMENPGCVTFSEDHYIFRGLATRAQRATRANTILHEMSHMWFGDYTTPVWWDDLWLKESFAEFMGAWASAKATQYTEAWVDFAGARLNWALRTDQLPTTHPIVADIPDLEAADQAFDGITYAKGAAVLRQLVAFVGEDKFFAGVREYFAKHAFANATLNDLLTALESSSGRDLHEWADEWLHTTGVSTVMVERTAEGARLSQIGTDSVSGQPIRRPHRIRVSGFALTDGFLQRVSSYNVDLRDSVVVPWNEIGGEDVDLILPNDDALSYLKVAFDARSLDSALHNKISEPLSRSVVSGQLWQMVYDGLLQPGSYAAFVAREPLLSSASLLSQRTMSVMQAMRYFLAGRKRDESLNEFFDIALEAREQAAEGSDPFTIWTRTLATIGAMLPHRDADIIKTLNETSDTDLRWMLLTARAASGAVDAAELDAELERTGTASDVVAHLRALASRPGTRQETLDKLLNTKLSNDHLSALIDGFTQYLHAGEARTALPDYFDRIEDIWRTQSQELAERLIYGLYPHSDLEPGTLPENNADVQAATDWLDKASQAPAALRKIILDKRDFHIRSLRNQAR